The DNA segment CAGCAGCGCAAGCGACTGCATCACTTTCATGCAGGCTGGCTGTGAACTGAAGAAAGTGCGGCCGAATTCGCGCATTTACAACCGGTTCTTCACTCTGGACACAGACCTGCAGGCTCTTCGCTGGGAACCTTCCAAGAAAGACCTCGAGAAAGCTAAGCTTGATATTTCTGCCATAAAAGAGATCCGACTGGGGAAAAACACGGAAACATTTAGAAACAATGGCCTTGCTGATCAGATTTGTGAGGATTGTGCCTTTTCCATCCTCCACGGGGAAAACTACGAGTCTCTGGACTTAGTGGCCAATTCAGCGGACGTAGCAAACATCTGGGTGTCAGGATTGCGGTATCTGGTTTCTCGAAGTAAGCAACCCCTCGATTTTATGGAGGGCAACCAGAACACACCAAGGTTCATGTGGTTGAAGACAGTGTTTGAAGCAGCAGATATCGATGGGAATGGGATTATGTTGGAAGACACCTCTGTAGAGTTAATAAAACAACTCAACCCTACCCTGAAGGAGTCCAAGATTAggctaaaatttaaagaaatccagaagagcaaagaaaaacTGACAACTCGAGTGACGGAAGAGGAGTTTTGCGAAGCTTTTTGTGAACTTTGCACCAGGCCGGAAGTGTATTTCTTACTTGTGCAgatatcaaaaaacaaagaatactTGGATGCCAATGATCTCATGCTTTTTTTGGAAGCTGAGCAAGGAGTCACCCATATCACTGAGGACATGTGCTTAGACATTATTCGGAGATATGAACTTTCTGAAGAAGGACGTCAGAAAGGGTTTCTTGCAATTGATGGCTTTACCCAGTATTTGTTGTCATCAGAATGTAACATTTTTGATCCTGAACAAAGTAAGGTTGCCCAAGACATGACCCAGCCTTTATCTCACTATTACATCAatgcctctcacaacacctatcTCATTGAAGACCAGTTCAGAGGACCAGCTGATATTAATGGGTATGTTAGAGCTTTGAAAATGGGCTGTCGCAGCATTGAACTTGATGTAAATGATGGCTCAGACAACGAACCGATCCTTTGTAATCGAAACAACATGACAACACACCTTTCCTTTCGAAGTGTCATAGAGGTGATAAATAAATTTGCCTTTGTGGCTTCTGAATACCCACTCATTCTTTGTTTGGGGAATCACTGCTCCCTACCACAGCAGAAGGTAATGGTCCAACAGATGAAAAAGGTCTTTGGCAGTAAACTCTATACTGAAGCACCTTTGCTGTCAGAATCCTACCTCCCATcaccagaaaaattaaaaagaatgatcattgtgaaaggaaagaaattgccTTCTGATACAGATGTTTTAGAAGGAGAAGTTACAGATGAAGATGAAGAAGCCGAAATGTCTCGAAGGATGTCAGTAGATTACAATGGTGAGCAGAAACAGATCTTGCTGTGTAGGGAGCTCTCTGACTTGGTATCTATCTGTAAATCTGTTCAGTACAGGGATTTTGAATTATCTATGAAAAGCCAAAACTATTGGGAAATTTGTTCATTTAGTGAAACAGAGGCCAGCCGAATTGCAAATGAATACCCAGAGGATTTTGTAAATTATAATAAGAAGTTCTTATCACGAATCTATCCAAGCGCCATGAGAATTGATTCCAGTAACCTGAATCCACAGGACTTTTGGAATTGTGGCTGTCAGATTGTGGCAATGAATTTTCAGACTCCAGGTCCAATGATGGACCTCCACACTGGCTGGTTTCTTCAGAATGGAGGCTGTGGTTACGTTCTAAGGCCGTCCATCATGCGAGATGAAGTTTCTTACTTCAGTGCAAACACAAAGGGCATTGTACCTGGGGTGTCTCCTCTAGTGCTTCATATTAAGATTATCAGTGGTCAGAACTTCCCAAAGCCCAAGGGAGCTTGTGCCAAAGGGGATGTCATAGATCCCTATGTGTGTATAGAGATACATGGAATTCCAGCGGACTGTtcagaacaaagaactaaaactGTACAACAAAACAGTGATAATCCTATTTTTGATGAGACATTTGAGTTTCAAGTGAACCTGCCTGAACTGGCCATGATCCGTTTTGTGGTTCTGGATGATGACTACATTGGGGATGAGTTTATAGGGCAATATACAATACCGTTTGAATGCTTGCAGCCTGGATATCGGCATGTTCCCCTCCGTTCCTTTGTGGGTGACATCATGGAGCATGTAACTCTTTTTGTCCACATAGCAATAACTAATAGAAGTGGAGGAGGAAAACCACAGAAGCGCAGCCTTTCAGTGAGAATGGGGAAGAAAGTTCGGGAGTGTACCATGCTCAGGAATATTGGTCTTAAAAACATAGATGACATCTTTAAGGTAGCTGTTCATCCCTTACGAGAAGCCATAGATATGAGAGAAAATATGCAGGTAGGAAATGTCCCATACTGTTCTTCCCTACCCCTCCTTCTTCTGATCTTTCTCTCACCAGTGAACGTTGAACATTGTGTTTTTACTAATGAtctgattcctcaaaaaattatcACAGAGGGTGTATAAACCCATGTACTCTGAATTAAGTTCAGTATTGCCTgtgataaaacatatattttaaaaaaacttttcttggagtatagttgatttacaatgttgttttagattcagatgtatagcaaagtgaatcagttataaatatatgtatatctattcttttttagatccTTTTTGTACATAGGCCATCGAAGAGtatcgagtagagttccctgtgctatttagTAGGttgttattagttatctattttatatatagtagtatgtagtcaattccaatcttccaatttagCTCTCCCCTCTTACTCCACcctgtaaccataagttttttttcctacatttgtAACTCTGCAAAACAGATATGTTTTATGTTTCTAATTGTGAATGCTTTGTTAAACCTGGTCTGAACTAAATCAACTAATAGAGAATCAATGTagcaaaatgttttatatatacactaaatgtccttgctgctgctactaagttgcttcagtggtatccaactctgtgcgaccccatagacggcagcccaccaggctcccctgtccctgggattctccaggcaacaacactggagtgggttgccatttcctcctccaatggatgaaagtggaaggtgaaagtgaagtcgctcagtcgtgtccaactcttagcaacccaatggactgcagcccaccaggct comes from the Bos taurus isolate L1 Dominette 01449 registration number 42190680 breed Hereford chromosome 2, ARS-UCD2.0, whole genome shotgun sequence genome and includes:
- the PLCL1 gene encoding inactive phospholipase C-like protein 1, translated to MAEGAASREGSAPPDAAGSEDDPRVGPDATSGDCVAAAPGGRWRDRRSGVALPGAAGPPADSEAALLEAARATPRRSSIIKDPANQKCGGRKKTVSFSSMPSEKKISSASDCITFMQAGCELKKVRPNSRIYNRFFTLDTDLQALRWEPSKKDLEKAKLDISAIKEIRLGKNTETFRNNGLADQICEDCAFSILHGENYESLDLVANSADVANIWVSGLRYLVSRSKQPLDFMEGNQNTPRFMWLKTVFEAADIDGNGIMLEDTSVELIKQLNPTLKESKIRLKFKEIQKSKEKLTTRVTEEEFCEAFCELCTRPEVYFLLVQISKNKEYLDANDLMLFLEAEQGVTHITEDMCLDIIRRYELSEEGRQKGFLAIDGFTQYLLSSECNIFDPEQSKVAQDMTQPLSHYYINASHNTYLIEDQFRGPADINGYVRALKMGCRSIELDVNDGSDNEPILCNRNNMTTHLSFRSVIEVINKFAFVASEYPLILCLGNHCSLPQQKVMVQQMKKVFGSKLYTEAPLLSESYLPSPEKLKRMIIVKGKKLPSDTDVLEGEVTDEDEEAEMSRRMSVDYNGEQKQILLCRELSDLVSICKSVQYRDFELSMKSQNYWEICSFSETEASRIANEYPEDFVNYNKKFLSRIYPSAMRIDSSNLNPQDFWNCGCQIVAMNFQTPGPMMDLHTGWFLQNGGCGYVLRPSIMRDEVSYFSANTKGIVPGVSPLVLHIKIISGQNFPKPKGACAKGDVIDPYVCIEIHGIPADCSEQRTKTVQQNSDNPIFDETFEFQVNLPELAMIRFVVLDDDYIGDEFIGQYTIPFECLQPGYRHVPLRSFVGDIMEHVTLFVHIAITNRSGGGKPQKRSLSVRMGKKVRECTMLRNIGLKNIDDIFKVAVHPLREAIDMRENMQNAIVSVKELCGLPPIASLKQCLLTLSSRLITSDNTPSVSLVMKDNFPYLEPLGAIPDMQKKMLAAYDLMIQESRFLIEMADTVQEKIVQCQKAGMEFHEELHNLGAKEGLKGRKLNKATESFAWNITVLKGQGDLLKNAKNEAIENMKQIQLACLSCGLSKAPSSGAEVKSKRSLEAIEEKESCEDNGKL
- the PLCL1 gene encoding inactive phospholipase C-like protein 1 isoform X3, with the protein product MWILYQLSYQGSPKNKDPANQKCGGRKKTVSFSSMPSEKKISSASDCITFMQAGCELKKVRPNSRIYNRFFTLDTDLQALRWEPSKKDLEKAKLDISAIKEIRLGKNTETFRNNGLADQICEDCAFSILHGENYESLDLVANSADVANIWVSGLRYLVSRSKQPLDFMEGNQNTPRFMWLKTVFEAADIDGNGIMLEDTSVELIKQLNPTLKESKIRLKFKEIQKSKEKLTTRVTEEEFCEAFCELCTRPEVYFLLVQISKNKEYLDANDLMLFLEAEQGVTHITEDMCLDIIRRYELSEEGRQKGFLAIDGFTQYLLSSECNIFDPEQSKVAQDMTQPLSHYYINASHNTYLIEDQFRGPADINGYVRALKMGCRSIELDVNDGSDNEPILCNRNNMTTHLSFRSVIEVINKFAFVASEYPLILCLGNHCSLPQQKVMVQQMKKVFGSKLYTEAPLLSESYLPSPEKLKRMIIVKGKKLPSDTDVLEGEVTDEDEEAEMSRRMSVDYNGEQKQILLCRELSDLVSICKSVQYRDFELSMKSQNYWEICSFSETEASRIANEYPEDFVNYNKKFLSRIYPSAMRIDSSNLNPQDFWNCGCQIVAMNFQTPGPMMDLHTGWFLQNGGCGYVLRPSIMRDEVSYFSANTKGIVPGVSPLVLHIKIISGQNFPKPKGACAKGDVIDPYVCIEIHGIPADCSEQRTKTVQQNSDNPIFDETFEFQVNLPELAMIRFVVLDDDYIGDEFIGQYTIPFECLQPGYRHVPLRSFVGDIMEHVTLFVHIAITNRSGGGKPQKRSLSVRMGKKVRECTMLRNIGLKNIDDIFKVAVHPLREAIDMRENMQNAIVSVKELCGLPPIASLKQCLLTLSSRLITSDNTPSVSLVMKDNFPYLEPLGAIPDMQKKMLAAYDLMIQESRFLIEMADTVQEKIVQCQKAGMEFHEELHNLGAKEGLKGRKLNKATESFAWNITVLKGQGDLLKNAKNEAIENMKQIQLACLSCGLSKAPSSGAEVKSKRSLEAIEEKESCEDNGKL
- the PLCL1 gene encoding inactive phospholipase C-like protein 1 isoform X2 — protein: MERLTSSQPLLSTRKKVIADPANQKCGGRKKTVSFSSMPSEKKISSASDCITFMQAGCELKKVRPNSRIYNRFFTLDTDLQALRWEPSKKDLEKAKLDISAIKEIRLGKNTETFRNNGLADQICEDCAFSILHGENYESLDLVANSADVANIWVSGLRYLVSRSKQPLDFMEGNQNTPRFMWLKTVFEAADIDGNGIMLEDTSVELIKQLNPTLKESKIRLKFKEIQKSKEKLTTRVTEEEFCEAFCELCTRPEVYFLLVQISKNKEYLDANDLMLFLEAEQGVTHITEDMCLDIIRRYELSEEGRQKGFLAIDGFTQYLLSSECNIFDPEQSKVAQDMTQPLSHYYINASHNTYLIEDQFRGPADINGYVRALKMGCRSIELDVNDGSDNEPILCNRNNMTTHLSFRSVIEVINKFAFVASEYPLILCLGNHCSLPQQKVMVQQMKKVFGSKLYTEAPLLSESYLPSPEKLKRMIIVKGKKLPSDTDVLEGEVTDEDEEAEMSRRMSVDYNGEQKQILLCRELSDLVSICKSVQYRDFELSMKSQNYWEICSFSETEASRIANEYPEDFVNYNKKFLSRIYPSAMRIDSSNLNPQDFWNCGCQIVAMNFQTPGPMMDLHTGWFLQNGGCGYVLRPSIMRDEVSYFSANTKGIVPGVSPLVLHIKIISGQNFPKPKGACAKGDVIDPYVCIEIHGIPADCSEQRTKTVQQNSDNPIFDETFEFQVNLPELAMIRFVVLDDDYIGDEFIGQYTIPFECLQPGYRHVPLRSFVGDIMEHVTLFVHIAITNRSGGGKPQKRSLSVRMGKKVRECTMLRNIGLKNIDDIFKVAVHPLREAIDMRENMQNAIVSVKELCGLPPIASLKQCLLTLSSRLITSDNTPSVSLVMKDNFPYLEPLGAIPDMQKKMLAAYDLMIQESRFLIEMADTVQEKIVQCQKAGMEFHEELHNLGAKEGLKGRKLNKATESFAWNITVLKGQGDLLKNAKNEAIENMKQIQLACLSCGLSKAPSSGAEVKSKRSLEAIEEKESCEDNGKL
- the PLCL1 gene encoding inactive phospholipase C-like protein 1 isoform X1; translated protein: MAEGAASREGSAPPDAAGSEDDPRVGPDATSGDCVAAAPGGRWRDRRSGVALPGAAGPPADSEAALLEAARATPRRSSIIKDPANQKCGGRKKTVSFSSMPSEKKISSASDCITFMQAGCELKKVRPNSRIYNRFFTLDTDLQALRWEPSKKDLEKAKLDISAIKEIRLGKNTETFRNNGLADQICEDCAFSILHGENYESLDLVANSADVANIWVSGLRYLVSRSKQPLDFMEGNQNTPRFMWLKTVFEAADIDGNGIMLEDTSVELIKQLNPTLKESKIRLKFKEIQKSKEKLTTRVTEEEFCEAFCELCTRPEVYFLLVQISKNKEYLDANDLMLFLEAEQGVTHITEDMCLDIIRRYELSEEGRQKGFLAIDGFTQYLLSSECNIFDPEQSKVAQDMTQPLSHYYINASHNTYLIEDQFRGPADINGYVRALKMGCRSIELDVNDGSDNEPILCNRNNMTTHLSFRSVIEVINKFAFVASEYPLILCLGNHCSLPQQKVMVQQMKKVFGSKLYTEAPLLSESYLPSPEKLKRMIIVKGKKLPSDTDVLEGEVTDEDEEAEMSRRMSVDYNGEQKQILLCRELSDLVSICKSVQYRDFELSMKSQNYWEICSFSETEASRIANEYPEDFVNYNKKFLSRIYPSAMRIDSSNLNPQDFWNCGCQIVAMNFQTPGPMMDLHTGWFLQNGGCGYVLRPSIMRDEVSYFSANTKGIVPGVSPLVLHIKIISGQNFPKPKGACAKGDVIDPYVCIEIHGIPADCSEQRTKTVQQNSDNPIFDETFEFQVNLPELAMIRFVVLDDDYIGDEFIGQYTIPFECLQPGYRHVPLRSFVGDIMEHVTLFVHIAITNRSGGGKPQKRSLSVRMGKKVRECTMLRNIGLKNIDDIFKVAVHPLREAIDMRENMQNAIVSVKELCGLPPIASLKQCLLTLSSRLITSDNTPSVSLVMKDNFPYLEPLGAIPDMQKKMLAAYDLGQGDLLKNAKNEAIENMKQIQLACLSCGLSKAPSSGAEVKSKRSLEAIEEKESCEDNGKL
- the PLCL1 gene encoding inactive phospholipase C-like protein 1 isoform X4 yields the protein MPSEKKISSASDCITFMQAGCELKKVRPNSRIYNRFFTLDTDLQALRWEPSKKDLEKAKLDISAIKEIRLGKNTETFRNNGLADQICEDCAFSILHGENYESLDLVANSADVANIWVSGLRYLVSRSKQPLDFMEGNQNTPRFMWLKTVFEAADIDGNGIMLEDTSVELIKQLNPTLKESKIRLKFKEIQKSKEKLTTRVTEEEFCEAFCELCTRPEVYFLLVQISKNKEYLDANDLMLFLEAEQGVTHITEDMCLDIIRRYELSEEGRQKGFLAIDGFTQYLLSSECNIFDPEQSKVAQDMTQPLSHYYINASHNTYLIEDQFRGPADINGYVRALKMGCRSIELDVNDGSDNEPILCNRNNMTTHLSFRSVIEVINKFAFVASEYPLILCLGNHCSLPQQKVMVQQMKKVFGSKLYTEAPLLSESYLPSPEKLKRMIIVKGKKLPSDTDVLEGEVTDEDEEAEMSRRMSVDYNGEQKQILLCRELSDLVSICKSVQYRDFELSMKSQNYWEICSFSETEASRIANEYPEDFVNYNKKFLSRIYPSAMRIDSSNLNPQDFWNCGCQIVAMNFQTPGPMMDLHTGWFLQNGGCGYVLRPSIMRDEVSYFSANTKGIVPGVSPLVLHIKIISGQNFPKPKGACAKGDVIDPYVCIEIHGIPADCSEQRTKTVQQNSDNPIFDETFEFQVNLPELAMIRFVVLDDDYIGDEFIGQYTIPFECLQPGYRHVPLRSFVGDIMEHVTLFVHIAITNRSGGGKPQKRSLSVRMGKKVRECTMLRNIGLKNIDDIFKVAVHPLREAIDMRENMQNAIVSVKELCGLPPIASLKQCLLTLSSRLITSDNTPSVSLVMKDNFPYLEPLGAIPDMQKKMLAAYDLMIQESRFLIEMADTVQEKIVQCQKAGMEFHEELHNLGAKEGLKGRKLNKATESFAWNITVLKGQGDLLKNAKNEAIENMKQIQLACLSCGLSKAPSSGAEVKSKRSLEAIEEKESCEDNGKL